Proteins encoded together in one Miscanthus floridulus cultivar M001 chromosome 16, ASM1932011v1, whole genome shotgun sequence window:
- the LOC136514320 gene encoding reticulon-like protein B4 isoform X1: MMSESEEHGSLLEKIIEKIHEYKHSSSSSSSDSDDDKKPKKSKKKKLFGRKHPLHHVLGGGKGADLVLWRNKQASGSILAGVTVIWLLFEGIGYHLLTFLCHALIVFLTVWFVWSNAASFVNRSPPKFPEVILSEVQCLKVAHIARKEINEAFYTLRNVASGKDLKTYLMVISLISTTSFFSDLIKMMLSFFIISFLFWQTIAVLWFISIVGSCFSFLTLSYTIFLMAYTLPMLYEKYEDQVDVVGEKALIEIKKQYKVIDAKLISKIPMLSEKKQH; encoded by the exons ATGATGTCCGAAAGTGAAGAGCACGGCTCGCTCCTAGAGAAGATCATCGAGAAGATCCATGAGTACAAGCACTCATCGTCGTCCTCCTCTTCAGACTcagatgatgacaagaagcccaagaAGTCTAAGAAGAAGAAGCTCTTCGGGAGGAAACATCCACTGCATCACGTTCTCGGAGGAGGCAAAG GCGCCGATCTTGTGCTGTGGAGGAACAAACAGGCATCCGGGAGCATCTTGGCAGGGGTCACTGTGATCTGGCTACTATTTGAGGGCATCGGCTACCACCTCCTTACCTTCCTCTGCCACGCACTAATTGTGTTTCTCACCGTCTGGTTCGTCTGGTCCAATGCTGCATCCTTTGTCAACAG GTCTCCTCCAAAGTTCCCAGAGGTCATTTTATCTGAAGTTCAATGCCTGAAGGTAGCTCATATTGCAAGGAAAGAAATCAATGAGGCTTTCTATACATTGCGCAATGTTGCTTCTGGAAAAGATTTGAAAACATATCTGATGGTAATTAGCCTGATTTCTACCACCTCTTTTTTTTCTGATTTAATTAAGATGATGCTGAGCTTTTTTATTATATCCTTCCTTTTTTGGCAGACAATTGCGGTGCTGTGGTTCATTTCCATAGTTGGAAGCTGCTTCAGCTTCTTGACTCTGTCTTACACTA TTTTCCTGATGGCATACACACTTCCCATGTTGTATGAGAAGTACGAAGATCAAGTTGATGTTGTGGGTGAGAAGGCCCTTATTGAGATAAAAAAGCAGTACAAAGTGATTGATGCCAAGCTTATCTCTAAGATCCCAATGTTGTCTGAGAAGAAACAACACTGA
- the LOC136514320 gene encoding reticulon-like protein B1 isoform X2, whose product MMSESEEHGSLLEKIIEKIHEYKHSSSSSSSDSDDDKKPKKSKKKKLFGRKHPLHHVLGGGKGADLVLWRNKQASGSILAGVTVIWLLFEGIGYHLLTFLCHALIVFLTVWFVWSNAASFVNRSPPKFPEVILSEVQCLKVAHIARKEINEAFYTLRNVASGKDLKTYLMTIAVLWFISIVGSCFSFLTLSYTIFLMAYTLPMLYEKYEDQVDVVGEKALIEIKKQYKVIDAKLISKIPMLSEKKQH is encoded by the exons ATGATGTCCGAAAGTGAAGAGCACGGCTCGCTCCTAGAGAAGATCATCGAGAAGATCCATGAGTACAAGCACTCATCGTCGTCCTCCTCTTCAGACTcagatgatgacaagaagcccaagaAGTCTAAGAAGAAGAAGCTCTTCGGGAGGAAACATCCACTGCATCACGTTCTCGGAGGAGGCAAAG GCGCCGATCTTGTGCTGTGGAGGAACAAACAGGCATCCGGGAGCATCTTGGCAGGGGTCACTGTGATCTGGCTACTATTTGAGGGCATCGGCTACCACCTCCTTACCTTCCTCTGCCACGCACTAATTGTGTTTCTCACCGTCTGGTTCGTCTGGTCCAATGCTGCATCCTTTGTCAACAG GTCTCCTCCAAAGTTCCCAGAGGTCATTTTATCTGAAGTTCAATGCCTGAAGGTAGCTCATATTGCAAGGAAAGAAATCAATGAGGCTTTCTATACATTGCGCAATGTTGCTTCTGGAAAAGATTTGAAAACATATCTGATG ACAATTGCGGTGCTGTGGTTCATTTCCATAGTTGGAAGCTGCTTCAGCTTCTTGACTCTGTCTTACACTA TTTTCCTGATGGCATACACACTTCCCATGTTGTATGAGAAGTACGAAGATCAAGTTGATGTTGTGGGTGAGAAGGCCCTTATTGAGATAAAAAAGCAGTACAAAGTGATTGATGCCAAGCTTATCTCTAAGATCCCAATGTTGTCTGAGAAGAAACAACACTGA